Proteins encoded within one genomic window of Jiangella mangrovi:
- a CDS encoding FAD binding domain-containing protein has protein sequence MTLPPFALVRPTTLEEALRELTEDSVPYCGGTELLLAMRAGLHRPDALVDLKRIPELTGVRVDDGVLVIGAAERHADLAAHPLLLERLPVFARMEKHIGNARVRSQGSIGGNLCFAEPKSDVATLLMALEASVTLVSPGGRRTVTVEEFVVGPYYAEKEPDEILVDIRIPLRAGLRGAYVKFQTMERPTVGVAVLADDAAGWYRLGVGAVGEVPLAWSFGSLEEIDPDDIASRVDPTPDLAGSEEYKRHVTAVYVRRALAKLEQVSS, from the coding sequence ATGACGCTTCCGCCGTTCGCGCTGGTGCGGCCCACCACGCTCGAGGAGGCGCTGCGCGAGCTGACCGAGGACTCGGTGCCGTACTGCGGCGGCACCGAGCTCCTGCTCGCCATGCGCGCCGGCCTGCACCGGCCCGACGCCCTCGTCGACCTCAAGCGGATCCCGGAGCTCACCGGGGTCCGCGTCGACGACGGCGTGCTGGTCATCGGCGCGGCCGAGCGGCACGCCGACCTCGCCGCGCACCCGCTGCTGCTCGAGCGGCTGCCGGTCTTCGCCCGCATGGAGAAGCACATCGGCAACGCCCGGGTGCGCAGCCAGGGGTCCATCGGCGGCAACCTCTGCTTCGCCGAGCCGAAGTCCGACGTCGCGACGCTGCTCATGGCGCTCGAGGCGTCGGTCACGCTGGTCAGCCCCGGTGGGCGGCGCACGGTGACGGTCGAGGAGTTCGTCGTCGGCCCGTACTACGCCGAGAAGGAGCCCGACGAGATCCTCGTCGACATCCGCATCCCGCTGCGCGCCGGGCTGCGCGGCGCCTACGTGAAGTTCCAGACCATGGAGCGCCCGACGGTCGGCGTCGCGGTGCTGGCCGACGACGCCGCCGGCTGGTACCGGCTGGGCGTCGGCGCCGTCGGCGAGGTGCCGCTGGCGTGGTCGTTCGGCTCGCTCGAGGAGATCGACCCCGACGACATCGCCTCCCGGGTCGATCCCACCCCGGACCTCGCCGGGTCCGAGGAGTACAAGCGGCACGTGACGGCGGTGTACGTCCGGCGCGCCCTGGCCAAGCTGGAGCAGGTGAGCTCATGA
- a CDS encoding CoxG family protein translates to MPRSEFGRELTVSAPPARAWETLIDVPVLVSWISVLEQAEEQTHLEKYTAVLLDRLGPFKLRADLAITLSDVRTEEHVTVHAEGEDRQVGSRLVVDATLDLEPAADGGTTVRVNGVYEVTGKVAAMGGGTINKKAEKIIGEFFANAEKVLGAA, encoded by the coding sequence ATGCCTCGAAGTGAGTTCGGCCGCGAGCTGACGGTGTCCGCGCCGCCCGCGCGGGCGTGGGAGACGCTGATCGACGTGCCCGTGCTGGTGTCGTGGATCAGCGTGCTCGAGCAGGCCGAGGAGCAGACGCACCTGGAGAAGTACACGGCGGTGCTGCTGGACCGCCTCGGCCCGTTCAAGCTCCGCGCCGATCTCGCCATCACGCTGAGCGACGTCCGCACCGAGGAGCACGTCACGGTGCACGCCGAGGGTGAGGATCGCCAGGTCGGCTCCCGGCTCGTCGTCGACGCCACGCTCGACCTCGAGCCGGCGGCCGACGGCGGCACCACGGTGCGCGTCAACGGCGTGTACGAGGTGACCGGCAAGGTCGCGGCCATGGGCGGCGGCACCATCAACAAGAAGGCCGAGAAGATCATCGGCGAGTTCTTCGCCAACGCCGAGAAGGTGCTGGGCGCCGCATGA
- a CDS encoding LLM class flavin-dependent oxidoreductase produces the protein MKYGLLLPHFGEQADRDKLLRGSQRAEELGFDSVWVRDHLVFEPHGEMEKPNRTFYDALTTLTAIGAVTERIELGTGSLIPFRHPLVTALMAGTMSHLLGADRLILGFGAGTFDHEFEAIGWGDRDRVELVRSNAEILKRVFTENEVTYKDDNFSFEDVSIEPKPLGGRIPFWYCGATPRSARLAVEFCDGWMPGRIAMATLKKRVETIDELSAAAGKPRPTIAVIPPTSIERSREEALKHVNIPGLLAWANKSKWSVKPPSGQFETVEDLEGQLIAGDVDGAVEECRKFEAAGVEHLVFDFRFKFDKWFDQIELLGNEVLPKLKG, from the coding sequence ATGAAATATGGACTCTTGCTGCCTCACTTCGGTGAGCAGGCCGACCGCGACAAGCTGCTCCGGGGCTCCCAGCGCGCCGAGGAGCTCGGGTTCGACTCCGTCTGGGTGCGCGACCACCTGGTCTTCGAGCCGCACGGCGAGATGGAGAAGCCGAACCGGACCTTCTACGACGCGCTGACGACGCTCACCGCGATCGGCGCCGTCACCGAGCGGATCGAGCTGGGCACCGGCTCGCTGATCCCGTTCCGCCACCCGCTGGTGACCGCGCTCATGGCCGGCACGATGTCGCACCTGCTCGGCGCGGACCGCCTGATCCTGGGCTTCGGCGCGGGCACGTTCGACCACGAGTTCGAGGCCATCGGCTGGGGCGACCGCGACCGCGTCGAGCTGGTCCGCTCCAACGCCGAGATCCTCAAGCGGGTCTTCACCGAGAACGAGGTCACCTACAAGGACGACAACTTCTCGTTCGAGGACGTCAGCATCGAGCCGAAGCCGCTGGGCGGGCGCATCCCGTTCTGGTACTGCGGCGCGACCCCGCGCTCGGCCCGTCTCGCCGTGGAGTTCTGCGACGGCTGGATGCCCGGCCGCATCGCCATGGCCACGCTGAAGAAGCGCGTCGAGACCATCGACGAGCTGTCGGCCGCCGCCGGCAAGCCGCGCCCGACCATCGCCGTCATCCCGCCGACCTCCATCGAGCGCTCCCGCGAGGAGGCCCTGAAGCACGTCAACATCCCGGGCCTGCTGGCCTGGGCGAACAAGTCCAAGTGGTCGGTCAAGCCCCCGTCGGGCCAGTTCGAGACCGTCGAGGACCTCGAGGGCCAACTGATCGCGGGTGACGTGGACGGCGCCGTCGAGGAATGCCGTAAGTTCGAAGCAGCCGGTGTCGAGCACCTGGTGTTCGACTTCCGCTTCAAGTTCGACAAGTGGTTCGACCAGATCGAGCTGCTCGGCAACGAGGTCCTGCCCAAGCTCAAGGGCTGA
- a CDS encoding dihydroorotase, which produces MAVTTRINGGDVVTPDGTVRADILIADDGTIAGLVAPGTAIGDDATVVDATGRLVLPGMVDVHVHTREPGYTHKEDIITTTEQAAVGGVTTIFGMPNLDPPTTDRKTLDEVLALYAEKSIVDYNHNPAPTKFEDIASMAEAGINAYKIYMVVDTGRTYPHPAGTGMHDHGHLLQMMDLIKPTGKRFIIHPHDQALMDYIEGEVLARGDNTPQGYASAYAARDGVIWDTAIDVVLRLSEASGCPIHIAHMQTARSIDAVRRAKARGVDVTGEVNHWALFLSTWRDVETQGPYVLSYWVPDNHREAVWEGLLDGTIDMISSDHAPHTREEKEIGWTKMWSAHTGTPGIQYYYPLLLDAVRQGKLPLERAVEAAARRPADAFGLSGVKGRIAVGYDADLVIANLDSPWTITNDDVLSRIGWTPYDGRSIGVRFERTLVRGADVFADGAVVGKPGYGRLATAHSTD; this is translated from the coding sequence ATGGCAGTGACGACCCGGATCAACGGAGGCGACGTCGTCACTCCGGACGGCACGGTCCGTGCCGACATCCTCATCGCCGACGACGGCACCATCGCCGGCCTGGTCGCGCCGGGCACCGCGATCGGCGACGACGCGACCGTCGTCGACGCCACCGGCCGGCTGGTCCTGCCGGGCATGGTCGACGTCCACGTGCACACCCGCGAGCCCGGGTACACGCACAAGGAAGACATCATCACCACCACCGAGCAGGCCGCGGTGGGCGGTGTGACGACCATCTTCGGCATGCCGAACCTCGACCCGCCGACCACGGACCGCAAGACCCTCGACGAGGTCCTGGCGCTGTACGCGGAGAAGTCGATCGTCGACTACAACCACAACCCGGCGCCGACGAAGTTCGAGGACATCGCGTCGATGGCCGAGGCCGGCATCAACGCCTACAAGATCTACATGGTCGTCGACACCGGCCGCACGTACCCGCACCCGGCGGGCACCGGCATGCACGACCACGGCCACCTGCTGCAGATGATGGACCTCATCAAGCCCACCGGGAAGCGGTTCATCATCCACCCGCACGACCAGGCGCTGATGGACTACATCGAGGGCGAGGTGCTGGCCCGCGGCGACAACACCCCGCAGGGCTACGCCAGCGCCTACGCCGCCCGCGACGGCGTCATCTGGGACACCGCCATCGACGTGGTGCTGCGGCTGTCCGAGGCGTCGGGCTGCCCCATCCACATCGCCCACATGCAGACCGCGCGCTCCATCGACGCCGTCCGCCGGGCCAAGGCCCGCGGCGTCGACGTCACCGGCGAGGTCAACCACTGGGCGCTGTTCCTGTCGACCTGGCGCGACGTCGAGACCCAGGGTCCGTACGTCCTGTCGTACTGGGTGCCCGACAACCACCGCGAGGCGGTCTGGGAGGGCCTGCTCGACGGCACCATCGACATGATCTCCTCCGACCACGCGCCGCACACGCGCGAGGAGAAGGAGATCGGCTGGACCAAGATGTGGAGCGCCCACACCGGCACTCCCGGCATCCAGTACTACTACCCGCTGCTGCTCGACGCGGTGCGCCAGGGCAAGCTCCCGCTGGAGCGCGCCGTCGAGGCCGCCGCCCGCCGGCCCGCCGACGCGTTCGGCCTGTCCGGCGTGAAGGGCCGCATCGCCGTGGGCTACGACGCCGACCTGGTGATCGCCAACCTCGACAGCCCGTGGACCATCACGAACGACGACGTCCTGTCCCGCATCGGGTGGACGCCGTACGACGGCCGGAGCATCGGCGTCCGGTTCGAACGCACGCTCGTCCGCGGCGCGGACGTCTTCGCCGACGGCGCCGTCGTCGGTAAGCCCGGCTACGGCCGCCTCGCCACCGCCCACTCCACCGACTAA